In Aedes albopictus strain Foshan chromosome 3, AalbF5, whole genome shotgun sequence, the following are encoded in one genomic region:
- the LOC115261111 gene encoding trypsin alpha-3-like, with translation MKVCIVLALCVVSALAGPEEDLWLKFNTVRPADLEGYEVPEFEGRIVGGNEVSIANFPYQLSLRHNGNHICGASVISSNWALSAAHCTVSPVTAGSATLRGGSANRLSGGIIFAVAQIVNHPQYNANTINNDVSVLRTTTSFTGANIASITIVPSGTNFAGGTRSVVSGWGLTTPGGSLPTNLRAVDIPVVTLATCRNQWGTARITDSMVCAGEPGRDSCNGDSGGPLVTGGRQFGIVSWGAVQCGGNLAGVYANIGAAVIRNFISSNTGV, from the exons ATGAAGGTGTGCATCGTTCTAGCATTGTGTGTGGTGTCGGCTCTTGCCGGTCCCGAAGAGGACCTCTGGCTGAAGTTCAACACGGTTCGCCCTGCTGACTTGGAGGGCTACGAAGTTCCAGAGTTCGAGGgcagaattgttggaggaaacgAAGTCAGCATTGCCAACTTCCCGTACCAATTGTCCCTTCGCCACAATGGAAACCACATCTGCGGTGCTTCTGTCATCTCCAGCAACTGGGCCTTGTCTGCTGCTCACTGTACCGTTTCTCCAGTTACCGCAGGATCC GCTACCCTGCGTGGAGGAAGCGCCAACCGTCTGTCCGGAGGAATTATCTTCGCTGTTGCTCAGATCGTGAACCATCCCCAGTACAACGCCAACACCATCAACAACGATGTGTCGGTTCTGCGAACGACCACTTCGTTCACTGGAGCTAACATCGCGTCGATCACCATTGTCCCAAGTGGAACCAACTTCGCCGGTGGCACCCGCTCCGTTGTTTCCGGATGGGGTCTGaccactcctggaggatctctacCAACCAACTTGCGCGCTGTGGACATTCCTGTCGTTACCCTTGCCACTTGCCGCAACCAATGGGGAACTGCCCGTATCACCGACAG TATGGTTTGCGCCGGAGAGCCAGGACGTGACTCCTGCAACGGTGACAGCGGTGGCCCACTTGTCACTGGAGGACGCCAGTTCGGTATTGTGTCGTGGGGAGCAGTCCAGTGCGGAGGCAATCTGGCTGGAGTTTATGCTAACATTGGTGCTGCTGTCATCCGCAACTTCATCAGCTCGAACACTGGTGTGTAA